A segment of the Gossypium hirsutum isolate 1008001.06 chromosome D10, Gossypium_hirsutum_v2.1, whole genome shotgun sequence genome:
AGTGCCTTGCATGATTATGGCTTTTGATGCAATTGGAATTTGCTACCTTCATTGGTCTTAAAGTAAACAATGACCTTGACCCCTCCATGTGATGCAAACTATCTtttttctaccaatttttttctatgttttcataCTTGATGTTTTTCATCATTTCCATTTTAAATTGCAATTAAAATCACGTATTCGATCACGTCGTGTTTATTATgattgtttatatatgttattattatatgtatatttttaattattattttcattttaagaaaaaaattatttataagttgttgattgaatttatatacatgtaattTACAGTTTATGGATAGTTAACTAGTCCTATCTTAATTATAACAAATATGATAACAGAGAGAACTATATATTGGTAAAGAACTCGATATCCTTAAATAAGAATTTAGATGAAGATTGAAAAAATAATGCAATGAGAGGTTTGCTCTGTTTAAAGTTCGATTCGACTCAatctcaaatttaattaaatttcattgACCCCAAAGCCGTGCTAGATATATTCATGGTGCTAGATATATTCATGGAGTTCATATATATGCAATAGTCATTATATTAGTTGCGCTATTAATGGTAGACATTCACCATTCATGATAGGTGTGCTTCATGGAATGAGAAAAAAAGGAATATATTTGAAGATCTATATGATTGCTTACATCGGTCAGACTTGTTCATCATTAACCAACTTTGATATAGACAAAAGCAAAGGCAAAAGAAAAGGGGAATGCCATTATAGCACAAGCCATAACATTAGTTCAACAATTGAAACATACAATCTTCTTAAATTTGGAACTCTTGGAACATCTTGTTGGATTccattaatatacataatttggAAAGTCAAGCATAAACTAAAGACACTAATTCTAACTTTTCTAAGGCTCCATCGAAATGCATTGGTGGGATAGTCAGGGTATTTGATTTCCTAAAGGCAAAAAAACACTAGTCTTTCAAAATTCTGATTATCTATTAGACCATAAAATATGGCCATTAATTAGACAATTAAAGGATGGAAGTTGGGTATTAATTGTTCAATAGAGAGCAACCTTGTGGTGCTTGTTGTTAGGGGAAGATTCTAAACCTTCAATGTTCTCTGGACCTCTCTTCTTGCTTGAACAGCCATTAACTTGCTGACTAGGGGAAGAGATAGCCACCGGTGGGATCTCGATGGCGGCGAGTTGAGGTGGTGGATGCTGCCATCGAGGGAGCGGTCCGGCTAATAAAAGGTTCTGAAGGAGCGGACCGGCGTCCTTCACGGCCTGAAGCAGCCTCCCTTTCTCAGGTAGTGGCCTATTAGCTGCTAGTTTCAAGGCTTCTTGGGGAAGAGATGGTTGTGGCAATGAGTCCAAACCTGGAGATGAAACTAAGCTTATGTTGGAATTGGATTCATCTTCACTGCTAGAAACACCAGACAGTGAAGCAGTGTCTTGCTGGTTTTGTTGCTGTTTTGACTGCTCTTTGTGTTGCAGTTGTTGCTCAAGCATGAATTTCTCCACCATAAGCTTCTGACATCTACATTGAGCTTCATCTCTCTCTTTCATTGTCTTGGTTAAAACATCTTTGAGATGAAGCAATTCAAGTTCTCTCTTAGTAATCTCCTCTTTAGCTGATCTCACAGTGGTCTCTAGCTCCCAGGTTGTAAACAAAAGGGTATGCTTTAACTCATCCAAACCCTAtagaaatttcacaaaaaaagttAGAATTTAGCAAAAACAAGAAATGCCCATTGTTCAAAACAAGTTACCCTAAGAGCCTACCTCTTGTTGAGAGCAAAAACCCCAGCTAAGTGGACTCCATTGGTCTTCCATTATTGTCCTTTGCCAAATTCTAAAAATGGGAGGGTTCTTCTGCTTCTTTTATAAGAGTTGAAATATACTGTTAGCTATTTTTGTTTCATAGGATAAAAATGAATCCAAAAGGCTCAGATAGGCCAAAAGAAATGGTTAGTGGATCAACCTTTTTATACAGTTAGATTCTAAGCAAAGCACAAAGACCTTAAAATGTTCTGAAGGGAATGTGAAATCAGCCGTAAAAGTGGAGCCAAAATCCTTGAACTTCCACTTTTTGGCTCTATGCATGTAACCGTTCGaaagataaatatttatttattttcacgaacttgttttttttttttgaca
Coding sequences within it:
- the LOC107915789 gene encoding uncharacterized protein yields the protein MEDQWSPLSWGFCSQQEGLDELKHTLLFTTWELETTVRSAKEEITKRELELLHLKDVLTKTMKERDEAQCRCQKLMVEKFMLEQQLQHKEQSKQQQNQQDTASLSGVSSSEDESNSNISLVSSPGLDSLPQPSLPQEALKLAANRPLPEKGRLLQAVKDAGPLLQNLLLAGPLPRWQHPPPQLAAIEIPPVAISSPSQQVNGCSSKKRGPENIEGLESSPNNKHHKVALY